In Sphingomonas sp. PAMC26645, one DNA window encodes the following:
- a CDS encoding DUF4157 domain-containing protein: MANKSRKLTPGELREAKSVFGLSIDYDTVIVHEATAYFFQPNGTAITPNGEIYFRPADYKDSFATNRSDAAWLIHELTHVWQHQRGMWV, translated from the coding sequence TTGGCGAACAAATCACGCAAACTGACGCCTGGTGAACTGCGCGAGGCGAAAAGCGTTTTCGGACTATCGATCGACTACGACACAGTCATCGTCCACGAAGCTACCGCTTATTTCTTCCAGCCAAACGGGACGGCCATCACCCCAAACGGGGAAATCTATTTTCGACCGGCGGACTACAAGGACAGCTTCGCCACAAATCGTAGTGATGCAGCTTGGCTTATTCATGAGCTTACGCACGTTTGGCAGCATCAGCGCGGGATGTGGGTCTGA
- a CDS encoding LysM domain-containing protein, with protein MMAIAGNGHIQHRVRAGETLAGIAHSHGLDWQAIARLNHITDPRRLPVGATLRLPPHGGRRPATGAGVGPAVPHAPLPPAPRLPAAPSPAPIHQLGASRLGHLSMVYETGYRPGQEAQAAAVVSSGRRDPGGVSYGAYQLASSAKGGRQVQAFLRADGTRWAARFGHENPALPRGAFGQTWKAIAAEAPIVFFEAQHDYIARTHFNPVVSYVRNVTQVDLTSCSRTVQNVVWSMGVQHGRAPKLVAQAVQQVGPLPEGHRGDYERNLINTLYDIREAYVDKIGLGGLKDRYRSERQAALRQLG; from the coding sequence ATGATGGCAATTGCTGGAAATGGCCACATTCAGCATCGGGTCCGCGCCGGTGAGACCTTGGCTGGCATTGCGCACAGCCACGGACTTGACTGGCAGGCAATTGCCCGGCTGAATCATATAACTGATCCGCGACGCCTACCGGTGGGTGCGACGCTGCGACTGCCGCCGCACGGCGGTCGACGTCCGGCCACTGGCGCTGGGGTGGGGCCGGCAGTGCCGCACGCTCCACTCCCGCCTGCGCCGCGTCTGCCCGCGGCGCCTTCGCCCGCGCCGATCCATCAGCTAGGGGCCAGTCGGCTCGGCCATCTTTCGATGGTGTACGAAACCGGCTATCGCCCTGGCCAAGAGGCGCAGGCGGCAGCCGTGGTGTCGAGCGGACGCCGCGATCCGGGCGGCGTGTCCTATGGCGCCTATCAACTGGCTAGTTCGGCCAAAGGCGGCCGACAAGTGCAAGCGTTTCTACGTGCCGACGGGACGAGATGGGCGGCAAGGTTCGGCCATGAGAATCCCGCGTTGCCGCGCGGGGCGTTCGGACAGACGTGGAAGGCGATTGCGGCCGAGGCGCCGATAGTCTTTTTCGAGGCCCAGCACGACTACATCGCACGGACGCATTTTAACCCGGTGGTAAGCTATGTGCGTAACGTCACGCAGGTCGACCTGACGTCGTGTTCGCGAACGGTGCAGAACGTTGTGTGGTCGATGGGCGTCCAACATGGACGCGCACCCAAGCTCGTAGCGCAAGCGGTGCAGCAGGTCGGCCCGCTACCGGAAGGCCATCGGGGCGACTACGAGCGCAACCTGATCAATACGCTCTACGACATTCGGGAAGCTTACGTGGACAAGATCGGCCTCGGCGGGCTGAAGGATCGTTACCGAAGCGAACGGCAGGCGGCGCTGCGACAGCTGGGCTAG
- a CDS encoding lysozyme inhibitor LprI family protein — protein sequence MRVKNTEILATILIAGTFGSGPVAAQTSQDVTENFSRAYQACIIYGETHNTAAIPQGVCDARELRVQDARLNAAYKAVIARLPSARKADLRTDERNWILARDHKCGKLPDPDLTTECKIDETIKRTAYLRRYK from the coding sequence ATGCGCGTGAAAAATACCGAGATTCTGGCGACGATCCTGATTGCCGGCACGTTTGGTAGTGGCCCTGTTGCAGCTCAGACTTCGCAAGATGTGACCGAGAATTTCTCGCGGGCCTATCAGGCCTGCATCATTTACGGCGAAACTCATAACACTGCCGCCATTCCTCAAGGAGTGTGTGACGCACGCGAATTGCGTGTGCAGGACGCTCGCCTAAATGCTGCTTACAAAGCAGTTATCGCTCGGTTGCCATCCGCCCGCAAGGCAGACCTACGCACCGATGAACGTAACTGGATCCTCGCGCGCGATCATAAATGCGGCAAGCTGCCCGATCCGGACCTGACAACGGAATGCAAAATCGACGAGACGATCAAGCGAACTGCCTACCTACGGCGCTATAAATAG
- a CDS encoding DUF4303 domain-containing protein, with amino-acid sequence MAKTYSDGNEGLIMDWDTNRESIQAAVLATFDELIVSVGDERLYVICLQTAEDGISVGAGANTE; translated from the coding sequence TTGGCCAAGACTTATTCAGATGGAAATGAAGGATTAATTATGGATTGGGATACCAATCGCGAGAGCATTCAGGCGGCTGTTCTAGCGACCTTCGACGAATTGATCGTATCGGTAGGAGATGAGCGCTTATATGTCATCTGCCTGCAGACGGCGGAAGACGGCATCAGCGTAGGTGCGGGTGCCAATACCGAATAG
- a CDS encoding NTF2 fold immunity protein, whose product MIKSPDEASTVWLEFASAMNRWNDNFYPVMKENAAAFADEAAAELKPIFRQYVWPNAVRGDERLKNPATSRPSDYDADSDTIEVTQSGDTKTIIYVQSKTGFQDRFRYVMTRRGSEWKLSKREVYNDVSGKWKSHHV is encoded by the coding sequence ATGATCAAATCTCCTGATGAGGCATCCACGGTCTGGCTCGAGTTCGCTTCGGCGATGAATAGGTGGAACGACAACTTCTACCCTGTCATGAAGGAGAATGCCGCTGCATTCGCCGATGAGGCCGCCGCCGAGCTCAAACCGATATTTCGCCAGTACGTCTGGCCGAACGCCGTTCGTGGCGACGAACGTCTTAAAAACCCCGCTACGAGCCGCCCATCTGACTACGACGCGGACAGCGATACGATCGAAGTTACGCAGTCTGGAGACACCAAGACGATCATATACGTACAGTCGAAAACGGGCTTTCAAGACAGGTTTCGCTACGTGATGACGCGCCGTGGCAGCGAGTGGAAACTGTCAAAACGCGAGGTCTATAACGACGTGTCGGGAAAGTGGAAATCTCATCACGTATGA
- a CDS encoding DNA-directed RNA polymerase subunit alpha C-terminal domain-containing protein, whose amino-acid sequence MLSAARTVRQRIFVTTSVKVPAFSGDGWELVDVSGWNGHSSSEALRRLAGLISSSRSTLSRGTPAMPLMDALLGRVDELALTARTKTLLRRENMIHVGDLVSRTEAEMLRLPDFGRRSLNDVKERLGEIGLRLGMDLPEWPPEDFDAAAFQMTNARRVAKLSQVPGGAVFEPVEDRFVMRTTGDEDDDAAARRPMTQQLQSAALDKARTFAGLAARLDNQPGWTGIARSASSIVALLDRPPLEIPTVLGLIYPASLEMASFLELDERLASGAESFAVPLEPEMRRPLGDLIRTLAPWLRAFPSIRQADDDASRFLLEVSELQPTSDVVRSAHEFALLTNGDLEVFRQLRDAAERGAFQGGKAAERAKRSALNLVIGVAVFASGAMMDAVVSDYATTSPLAHKAGQFLTRTEVAIESLVADMPFDLRHAIVDFARAAGDPPVLPTSPAEPIEPHSRSSSNRRSSDEEH is encoded by the coding sequence ATGCTGAGCGCTGCCAGAACCGTGCGGCAGCGCATCTTCGTGACGACGAGCGTGAAGGTGCCGGCATTTTCCGGGGACGGTTGGGAACTGGTCGACGTTTCCGGCTGGAACGGCCATTCGTCGTCCGAAGCCCTGCGCAGGCTGGCGGGTCTGATCTCGAGCAGCCGTTCGACGCTATCACGTGGAACGCCGGCGATGCCGCTGATGGACGCCCTGCTCGGCCGGGTGGACGAACTGGCGCTCACCGCCCGGACGAAGACGCTGCTGCGCAGAGAAAACATGATCCACGTCGGCGACCTCGTTTCGCGGACCGAAGCGGAGATGCTCAGGCTGCCGGATTTCGGACGTAGGTCGCTGAACGACGTCAAGGAGCGACTGGGCGAGATCGGTCTGAGACTCGGGATGGATCTGCCGGAGTGGCCGCCCGAGGACTTCGACGCGGCGGCCTTCCAGATGACGAACGCGAGGCGCGTGGCGAAGCTCAGCCAGGTTCCGGGCGGTGCCGTCTTCGAACCGGTCGAGGACCGTTTCGTGATGAGGACCACCGGCGACGAGGACGACGACGCCGCCGCACGTCGGCCGATGACGCAGCAGCTGCAGTCGGCGGCGCTGGACAAGGCGCGGACGTTCGCCGGGCTGGCCGCGAGGCTCGACAACCAGCCCGGCTGGACGGGCATCGCGAGATCCGCATCCTCGATCGTCGCGCTGCTCGATCGTCCGCCGCTCGAGATCCCGACCGTGCTGGGTCTCATATATCCCGCGAGCCTGGAGATGGCGTCGTTCCTGGAACTGGACGAGCGGCTCGCGTCGGGTGCCGAATCGTTCGCCGTTCCTCTCGAGCCGGAGATGCGCCGTCCGCTCGGGGATCTCATCAGGACCCTGGCCCCATGGCTGCGGGCGTTCCCCAGCATTCGTCAGGCGGATGACGATGCAAGCAGGTTCCTCCTCGAGGTTTCCGAACTTCAGCCCACCTCGGACGTCGTGCGTTCCGCACACGAGTTCGCCTTGCTGACGAACGGCGATCTCGAAGTGTTCAGGCAGCTTCGTGACGCCGCCGAGCGTGGCGCGTTCCAGGGCGGCAAGGCGGCGGAGCGCGCAAAGCGATCCGCCTTGAACCTGGTGATCGGGGTGGCCGTCTTCGCGAGCGGCGCGATGATGGATGCGGTGGTGTCCGACTACGCCACCACGTCTCCCCTAGCGCACAAGGCCGGCCAGTTCCTCACTCGGACGGAGGTCGCGATCGAGTCGCTCGTGGCAGACATGCCGTTCGACCTGCGTCACGCGATCGTCGATTTCGCCCGAGCGGCTGGAGATCCGCCGGTGCTGCCGACGTCGCCGGCGGAGCCGATCGAGCCGCACTCGCGGTCATCGTCCAACCGCCGCTCTTCGGACGAGGAGCACTGA
- a CDS encoding muraminidase codes for MTTSRDGRRFIIAHEAVRGVSNRLHWPGGVSGVTLGPGYDMGTRTPSSVTSDLMTIGVERSVAEAVAAGAGIKGHDAKVFVKANKDLVTIDIHQESALLDRIVPHYESMVKGKIRIPLHQYEFDALVSYAYNPGGGWRSTTTFVNEHKPGAAMEVIARQIKSGPDVVASLVVRRKAESRLFLYGEYK; via the coding sequence ATGACGACATCGAGGGACGGGCGGCGCTTCATCATCGCCCATGAGGCGGTTCGCGGCGTCTCCAACCGGCTGCATTGGCCAGGTGGGGTGAGCGGCGTCACGCTCGGCCCAGGATACGACATGGGGACGAGGACGCCCAGTTCGGTCACCAGCGACTTGATGACGATCGGCGTCGAGCGGTCGGTCGCAGAAGCTGTCGCCGCTGGCGCTGGCATAAAGGGTCACGACGCGAAGGTCTTCGTCAAGGCCAACAAGGATCTGGTTACGATCGACATCCACCAGGAGTCGGCGTTGCTTGACCGGATCGTACCGCACTACGAATCGATGGTGAAGGGCAAGATCCGCATACCGCTGCATCAGTATGAGTTCGATGCGCTGGTGTCCTACGCATACAATCCCGGCGGGGGCTGGAGGAGCACGACGACGTTCGTGAACGAACACAAGCCTGGCGCGGCGATGGAAGTCATCGCCCGCCAGATCAAGTCCGGCCCCGACGTCGTGGCCAGCCTCGTCGTCCGTCGCAAAGCGGAGTCCCGACTGTTCCTCTACGGAGAGTATAAGTGA
- a CDS encoding serine/threonine-protein kinase, with protein sequence MIDDDHDRTVFDPDRTVFDPAGAGPRQGAGGTTPRQPAGGTAIKVGDVLNHMFAVTGFLARGGMGEVFVGANVITDERVAIKVMLPALAADPNVITLFRREAKTLTRLHHEAVVQYRVLAQEPELGVLYIVTEYIEGTSLSDVLATLRPSPEDLGALLRRLASGLAAAHALDAIHRDVSPDNVLLPGGRLGGAKLIDFGIAKDLDPGTATVIGDGFAGKLGYVAPEQLGDFGRTLGTWTDVYSLGLVILAVARGSDLGLGGTLVDAVDKRRAGLDLAAVPIPLRSVVAGMVHPDPAARLQSMGAVLAALDGAEVPGAAATSSLPRWWPAATAIVLMLLVVVGWFAMRSDAPTERTPSIAVAADPVARARDAIDAALPSVSCTWLRIVSVSPSAGGPRVALTGVAGNPTQAQTEIVRTLQAQGLTASAIDFAEVSPITQSGCAVLDAFRQIRTTGRNRLSVPQRRFEMRTQTAGTAYEGKVAASAVIGIAIGDPSLDFALVGLEPSGAIDILIPSRAAFAEQVRRSRDGLPITDLGGDRYRMQLDLDHEGWSGLLLVTGKGPFDAKVIAPPLGQRDATWRTTLVQRAAEHEWQADMVWFRSVDDEKD encoded by the coding sequence ATGATCGACGACGACCACGACCGCACGGTCTTCGATCCCGACCGCACGGTATTCGACCCGGCGGGGGCCGGACCGAGGCAGGGTGCGGGCGGTACGACGCCGCGGCAACCTGCAGGTGGAACCGCGATCAAGGTCGGCGACGTGCTCAATCACATGTTCGCGGTCACCGGCTTCCTAGCGCGCGGCGGCATGGGAGAAGTGTTCGTCGGCGCCAACGTCATCACCGACGAGCGTGTCGCGATCAAGGTGATGCTCCCCGCCCTCGCCGCCGATCCCAACGTCATCACGCTGTTCCGACGCGAGGCGAAGACGCTGACCCGTCTGCACCACGAGGCCGTCGTGCAATACCGCGTGCTGGCGCAGGAACCCGAACTGGGCGTCCTCTACATCGTCACCGAATACATCGAGGGTACCAGCCTCTCGGACGTGCTCGCGACGCTTCGGCCTTCGCCCGAAGACCTGGGCGCGCTGTTGCGGCGGCTCGCGTCGGGACTGGCAGCGGCACATGCGCTCGACGCGATCCACCGCGACGTCTCGCCTGACAACGTGTTGCTGCCTGGCGGGCGACTCGGTGGCGCAAAGCTGATCGACTTCGGGATCGCCAAGGATCTCGACCCCGGCACGGCGACCGTCATCGGCGACGGGTTCGCGGGCAAGCTCGGCTACGTCGCACCCGAACAGCTTGGCGACTTCGGGCGAACGCTGGGGACCTGGACCGACGTCTACAGCCTCGGACTGGTGATCCTCGCGGTCGCACGCGGCAGTGATCTCGGGCTCGGCGGGACGCTGGTCGATGCGGTCGACAAGCGTCGCGCGGGGCTCGATCTTGCCGCCGTGCCGATACCGCTGCGCTCGGTCGTCGCGGGGATGGTCCACCCTGATCCCGCTGCTCGCCTGCAGTCGATGGGCGCCGTGCTGGCTGCGCTCGACGGCGCGGAAGTGCCCGGCGCCGCGGCCACTAGCAGCCTGCCGCGCTGGTGGCCTGCCGCCACCGCGATCGTGCTGATGCTGCTGGTCGTGGTGGGCTGGTTCGCGATGCGCAGCGATGCACCGACCGAACGGACGCCATCCATCGCAGTCGCCGCCGATCCGGTCGCACGTGCGCGCGATGCCATCGATGCTGCATTGCCATCGGTCAGCTGCACGTGGTTGCGGATCGTCTCCGTCAGCCCGAGCGCCGGCGGCCCGCGCGTCGCGCTCACTGGTGTCGCGGGCAACCCGACCCAGGCGCAGACCGAGATCGTCCGCACACTGCAGGCGCAGGGACTCACCGCCAGCGCGATCGATTTTGCAGAGGTGTCGCCGATCACGCAGTCGGGCTGCGCCGTGCTCGATGCGTTTCGTCAGATCCGGACGACCGGGCGCAACCGCCTGTCGGTGCCGCAACGGCGCTTTGAGATGCGCACGCAGACGGCAGGTACCGCGTATGAAGGCAAGGTCGCGGCGAGTGCGGTCATCGGCATCGCGATCGGTGATCCGTCGTTGGACTTCGCTCTTGTCGGCTTGGAACCGTCCGGCGCGATCGACATACTGATACCGAGCCGGGCCGCCTTCGCCGAGCAGGTGCGCAGGTCGCGCGATGGCTTGCCGATCACGGATCTGGGGGGCGACCGATATCGGATGCAGCTCGATCTGGATCATGAAGGCTGGTCCGGCCTGCTGCTCGTCACGGGCAAGGGACCGTTCGACGCCAAGGTGATCGCCCCGCCCCTCGGTCAGCGCGACGCTACCTGGCGCACCACGCTTGTCCAGCGTGCGGCAGAGCACGAATGGCAGGCGGACATGGTCTGGTTCCGGTCGGTCGACGACGAGAAGGACTGA
- a CDS encoding protein phosphatase 2C domain-containing protein — MSVQFRIVSVAATHPGLVRRINEDRHAERTADGLWVVADGMGGHAFGDWAAHAVVQAIESVEIPAAFDAAVQAVADGVHSANRRIWAESQRREQQMGSTVVVLLVHGDRFAALWVGDSRIYLRRADMLVPLTRDHSQVQEMVDRGLISPEEAADHPRGHVLARAVGVGARIAVDVVTDVVEPGDRYLLCSDGLSGQVADPELGAILGLPDQSEAIEALVSRALDRGAPDNVTAILVGVQETTRLEFAHAAEARS, encoded by the coding sequence ATGAGCGTCCAATTCCGCATTGTCAGCGTCGCTGCGACGCATCCGGGCCTCGTGCGTCGGATCAACGAGGATCGCCATGCCGAACGGACCGCCGATGGTCTTTGGGTCGTGGCGGACGGCATGGGCGGCCATGCATTCGGAGACTGGGCTGCGCATGCGGTGGTCCAGGCGATCGAGAGCGTTGAGATCCCGGCGGCATTCGATGCCGCCGTACAGGCCGTCGCAGATGGCGTACACAGCGCCAATCGGAGAATATGGGCGGAGTCGCAGCGGCGCGAGCAGCAGATGGGGTCAACCGTCGTCGTGCTGCTGGTCCACGGTGATCGTTTCGCGGCGTTATGGGTAGGGGACAGCCGCATCTATCTGCGTCGCGCCGACATGCTGGTTCCGCTGACCCGCGATCACAGTCAGGTGCAGGAGATGGTCGATCGCGGCCTGATCTCGCCCGAAGAGGCGGCTGACCATCCGCGGGGGCATGTGCTGGCACGTGCGGTCGGTGTCGGCGCACGGATCGCGGTCGATGTCGTCACCGACGTCGTCGAACCGGGCGATCGGTACCTGTTGTGCAGCGATGGGCTGTCCGGGCAGGTCGCCGACCCGGAACTGGGTGCGATACTGGGGCTGCCTGATCAATCGGAGGCCATCGAAGCGCTCGTGTCGCGCGCGCTCGACCGTGGCGCACCCGACAACGTGACCGCGATTCTGGTTGGCGTCCAGGAGACGACGCGACTCGAGTTCGCTCATGCCGCCGAGGCACGGTCATGA
- the tagF gene encoding type VI secretion system-associated protein TagF yields the protein MPGQPVTARLFGKLPAHGDFVTRGCTAAERAGLDAWLTASLTDAQSRFGGEFADRFDAARPWKGRGAGAVGVIAASQDAAGRRYPLVLLCAEADDIEDLIYAAIAERWDADRLATVAGIGPSSSIERWESADGGMCLDGGMPVDIVTAMLETVGV from the coding sequence GTGCCCGGCCAGCCTGTGACCGCCCGCCTGTTCGGCAAGCTGCCCGCGCATGGGGACTTCGTCACACGCGGCTGCACGGCGGCGGAGCGGGCCGGTCTGGATGCCTGGCTCACCGCGTCACTGACGGATGCGCAGAGCCGTTTCGGTGGAGAGTTCGCCGATCGGTTCGACGCGGCGAGGCCTTGGAAGGGGCGTGGAGCCGGCGCGGTCGGAGTGATCGCCGCATCGCAGGACGCTGCCGGGCGGCGCTATCCCCTGGTACTGCTGTGTGCGGAAGCAGACGACATCGAGGACCTGATCTACGCGGCCATCGCTGAGCGCTGGGATGCCGATCGGCTCGCGACGGTGGCCGGAATAGGTCCCTCCTCGTCGATCGAGCGATGGGAGTCCGCCGACGGCGGAATGTGTCTCGACGGCGGCATGCCAGTCGATATCGTGACCGCCATGCTGGAGACCGTCGGCGTATGA